A DNA window from Hydractinia symbiolongicarpus strain clone_291-10 chromosome 6, HSymV2.1, whole genome shotgun sequence contains the following coding sequences:
- the LOC130647988 gene encoding serine protease inhibitor-like, translating to MENLIILFVFFLSSVFVVDADYKRNFRQQKVVHFLKKLDRMAQAKKLVNDFNYKMFNHILNTSNGNVVFSPYSISSAMAMVHEGSKTNTRKEIETTFGWGGIEENKFHELVQELVEGFESNNSDVSLANRVWIDQENDVMESYKENLKTFYKAVLGTEDFQKNSENARQNINNWVAQQTENNIKDLFPDGSIDSTTKLVLANAIFFKGKWKIPFEKEHTRKSEFKLEDGKNIEVDMMWKSDKFDYLAETEFQVVKIPYAGEKYSMLVAIPLKMTANKLAQSATPDVIQNWLKRLKPGRYPQDVDVYLPTFKIQHAVDLKKGLQQLGITDLFTSGKADLSGINGKRELYCSGAYHKAFIEVDEEGTVAGGATGFGITLLSMPPQIRADRPFVFYIVDHNTDAILFAGKVADPTSS from the coding sequence ATGGAAAATTTGATTATTCTCTTCGTGTTTTTTCTAAGCAGCGTGTTTGTAGTGGATGCTGACTACAAACGGAACTTTCGACAACAAAAAGTTgttcatttcttaaaaaaactagaCAGAATGGCGCAGGCGAAAAAGCTTGTAAACGACTTTAACTACAAAATGTTCAATCATATTTTAAATACTTCCAATGGGAACGTAGTTTTTTCACCGTATAGCATTTCATCTGCAATGGCGATGGTTCATGAAGGTTCAAAGACAAACAcaagaaaagaaattgaaacgaCTTTTGGATGGGGAGGTATTGAAGAAAATAAGTTTCATGAACTCGTACAAGAGCTTGTTGAAGGATTTGAAAGTAACAACAGCGATGTTTCATTGGCCAATAGAGTTTGgattgatcaagaaaatgacgTTATGGAAAGTTACAAAGAAAacctaaaaacattttataaagcaGTTCTTGGAACAgaagattttcaaaaaaattctgaaaacgcCCGCCAAAACATTAATAACTGGGTTGCACAGCAAACtgaaaataacatcaaagatttgtTTCCAGATGGTTCCATTGATTCTACAACAAAACTTGTATTAGCCaatgctattttttttaaaggaaaatggAAAATACCTTTCGAGAAGGAGCACACCCGGAAAAGTGAATTTAAACTTGAAGATGGCAAAAATATTGAAGTGGATATGATGTGGAAAAGTGATAAATTTGATTATTTAGCAGAAACAGAATTCCAAGTTGTGAAAATACCTTACGCCGGAGAGAAGTACAGTATGTTGGTAGCTATCCCACTCAAAATGACAGCAAATAAACTTGCTCAAAGTGCTACTCCTGATGTTATACAAAACTGGTTAAAACGTTTAAAACCTGGGAGATATCCGCAAGATGTAGATGTCTATCTACCCACATTCAAAATACAACATGCCGTAGATCTAAAGAAGGGTTTACAACAGCTTGGAATAACTGATTTATTTACCTCTGGGAAAGCTGACTTATCTGGCATAAACGGCAAACGTGAGTTGTATTGTTCAGGCGCATATCATAAGGCTTTCATAGAAGTCGACGAAGAAGGGACTGTGGCAGGTGGTGCTACCGGTTTTGGAATAACTTTATTGTCCATGCCACCTCAAATTCGAGCTGATCGTccttttgtattttatattgtGGATCATAATACAGACGCCATTTTGTTTGCTGGGAAAGTGGCTGATCCAACATCGTCATGA
- the LOC130647003 gene encoding putative autophagy-related protein 11: MTHETMAEKLRRLEIECEQLRSKLAQQTEIQSEVESLKEELEKSLETHKNLQQVALAFEEENRGMQEKYNAVLRDRAQLDALKIELQHEIETKTQSFTNLDKRYNKLKEKMDNWESVEDLVYNLEKDKRRNTEKIQELQETLEALRRGQEIREKEKLDRVNKLTKENTEMAIKLETYIEEMEEMDSRVESLEKENKELLKQNERAKTMELFGSHTAELVELEAEKEELTIKLEKEMKRRENVETELFKVEEEFENYKLQAEQEELQWQTKMQSFELEEDELLNFQDDESVGNVEVNKDLKNILRRKQIAIGNLEGEKKELMNKIQSLEQEREILLEENSSLAKANMNQKEKNVEVSENFKNKINQLEKQMEEMTENRKAMEQENFDRLVSSAEKEYEYSQKYKENHREYERVKNELNVAQEYLRLATDRNSELQAKHEKLRDAYEKLMGEKKNMEENFKLERMKSDEAYEKEKNQMREHAEEEKEQRAGEERNNLLNRMSLQLQQERSDHERRLIEQNTVIQNLEERLSAMRSFYESKSNASHSTPSPETTPPVAIKNGRLFDSMGDELDNVSRERSNDSENDMNEQESLSDRELRRIAYKIADGNWNNIPYEIGINQRDAFQITNCLANDQEKVYRLLVCWRAQHDNSRIELLKLLSESIDSKRKDVIKFLKEMIGGPAKESGGLKTKFQKLKRSVKR, from the exons ATGACTCATGAAACAATGGCCGAAAAATTACGCAGATTGGAGATAGAGTGTGAACAACTTCGTTCCAAGTTGGCCCAGCAAACAGAAATACAAAGTGAGGTCGAGTCGTTAAAGGAGGAACTCGAGAAATCCCTAGAAACGCATAAAAATCTTCAGCAGGTAGCACTAGCGTTTGAAGAAGAAAATCGAGGCATGCAGGAAAAATATAACGCGGTGTTACGCGATCGCGCGCAGCTGGACGCGTTAAAAATTGAACTGCAACACGAAATTGAAACGAAAACGCAAAGTTTTACGAACTTAGACAAACgatataataaattaaaagagAAGATGGATAATTGGGAAAGTGTGGAAGATTTAGTTTATAATTTGGAGAAGGATAAACGAAGAAACACTGAAAAAATACAAGAACTTCAAGAGACGCTCGAAG CCTTGAGAAGAGGACAAGAAATTCGCGAAAAAGAGAAGCTGGATCGTGTTAATAaattaacaaaagaaaacacCGAGATGGCCATTAAACTAGAAACTTATATTGAAGAAATGGAAGAAATGGACTCTCGTGTCGaaagtttagaaaaagaaaataaagaattattGAAACAAAATGAACGAGCAAAAACTATGGAACTGTTTGGTTCACATACGGCTGAGTTAGTGGAGCTGGAAGCAGAGAAAGAAGAGTTGACAATCAAACTAGAAAAAGAAATGAAACGACGGGAAAATGTTGAAACTGAACTTTTTAAAGTTGAAGAGGAGTTTGAAAATTATAAACTACAGGCTGAACAAGAAGAACTTCAATGGCAGACGAAAATGCAAAGTTTCGAGCTTGAAGAAGACGAACTTTTAAATTTCCAGGATGATGAGAGTGTTGGGAACGTGGAAGTAAACAaggatttaaaaaacattttacgtCGCAAACAAATCGCCATTGGTAATTTGGAGGGAGAAAAGAAGGAGCTAATGAATAAAATTCAATCATTAGAGCAG GAGCGTGAAATATTACTCGAAGAAAACAGTTCTCTCGCAAAAGCTAACATGAACCAGAAGGAGAAGAACGTGGAGGTTtcagaaaactttaaaaacaagaTTAATCAACTAGAAAAACAAATGGAAGAAATGACTGAAAATCGAAAAGCGATGGAGCAAGAGAACTTCGATCGACTCGTTTCGTCAGCTGAAAAGGAGTACgaatacagtcaaaagtataaagagAATCACCGCGAGTATGAGCGAGTGAAGAACGAGTTGAACGTGGCTCAAGAATATCTAAGATTAGCCACCGACAGAAACTCCGAGTTACAG gCGAAGCATGAGAAATTGCGAGACGCATACGAAAAACTTATGGGTGAAAAGAAGAACATGGAAGAGAATTTCAAACTTGAGAGAATGAAATCAGACGAAGCCTATGAGAAGGAGAAAAACCAAATGCGCGAGCACGCTGAAGAAGAGAAAGAACAAAGAGCAGG agaAGAAAGAAACAACTTGTTGAATCGGATGAGTTTGCAGTTACAACAAGAACGATCTGACCATGAGAGAAGATTAATCGAGCAAAACACAGta ATCCAAAATCTTGAAGAAAGACTCTCTGCAATGCGTTCGTTTTATGAAAGCAAGTCCAACGCGAGTCACTCAACACCATCGCCTGAAACTACTCCGCCTGTCGCGATTAAAAATGGTAGACTTTTTGATTCGATG GGTGATGAACTCGATAATGTTAGTCGTGAACGGTCAAACGACAGTGAAAACGATATGAATGAACAAG aaagtttAAGCGATCGTGAACTACGACGAATAGCGTACAAAATAGCGGATGGCAACTGGAACAATATTCCTTACGAGATAGGAATAAACCAACGAGACGCTTTTCAAATTACGAACTGTTTAGCAAACGATCAAGAAAAAGTGTATCGGTTGCTCGTCTGCTGGAGAGCACAGCACGATAATTCTCGTATCGAACTGCTAAAACTTTTATCGGAATCTATTGATTCAAAGCGAAAAGACGTTATTAAATTTCTTAAGGAGATGATTGGTGGACCTGCCAAAGAGTCAGGAGGATTGAAAACGAAGTTTCAGAAGTTGAAAAGATCCGTTAAGCGTTAA
- the LOC130647008 gene encoding uncharacterized protein LOC130647008, with protein sequence MRSFYESKSNASHSTPSPETTPPVAIKNGTLFDSMGDELDNVSRERSNDSENDMNEQESLSDRELRRIAYKIADGNWNNIPYEIGINQRDAFQITNCLANDQEKVYRLLVCWRAQHDNSRIELLKLLSESIDSKRKDVIKFLKEMIGGPAKESGGLKTKFQKLKRSVKR encoded by the exons ATGCGTTCGTTTTATGAAAGCAAGTCCAACGCGAGTCACTCAACACCATCGCCTGAAACTACTCCACCTGTCGCGATTAAAAATGGTACACTTTTTGATTCGATG GGTGATGAACTCGATAATGTTAGTCGTGAACGGTCAAACGACAGTGAAAACGATATGAATGAACAAG AAAGTTTAAGCGATCGTGAACTACGACGAATAGCGTACAAAATAGCGGATGGCAACTGGAACAATATTCCTTACGAGATCGGAATAAACCAACGAGACGCTTTTCAAATCACGAACTGTTTAGCAAACGATCAAGAAAAAGTGTATCGATTGCTCGTCTGCTGGAGAGCACAGCACGATAATTCTCGTATCGAACTGCTAAAACTTTTATCGGAATCTATTGATTCAAAGCGAAAAGACGTTATTAAATTTCTTAAGGAGATGATTGGTGGACCTGCCAAAGAGTCAGGAGGATTGAAAACGAAGTTTCAGAAGTTGAAAAGATCCGTTAAGCGTTAA
- the LOC130647005 gene encoding serine protease inhibitor-like: MENLIILSVFFLSSVFLVDAHYKWNFRQQKVIDFLKKLDRMGQARKLVNDFNYKMLNHILKTSNGNVVFSPYSISSAMAMVHEGSKTNTRKEIETTFGWGGIEENKFHELVQELVEGFESNNSDVSLANRVWIDQENDVMESYKENLKAFYKAVLGTEDFQKNSENARQNINNWVAQQTENNIKDLFPDGSIDSTTKLVLANAIFFKGKWKIPFEKEHTRKSEFKLEDGKNIEVDMMWKSDKFDYLAETEFQVVKIPYAGGKYSMLVAIPLKMTANKLAQSTTPDVIQNWLKRLKPGRYPEDVDVYLPTFKIQHAVDLKKGLQQLGITDLFTSGKADLSGINGKRELYCSGAYHKAFIEVDEEGTVAGGATGFGTTLKSMPPQIRADRPFVFYIVDHNTDAILFAGKVADPTSS; encoded by the coding sequence ATGGAAAATTTGATTATTCTCTCCGTGTTTTTTCTAAGCAGCGTGTTTTTAGTGGATGCTCACTACAAATGGAACTTTCGACAACAAAAAGTTATTGATTTCTTAAAAAAGCTAGACAGAATGGGGCAGGCGAGAAAGCTTGTAAACGACTTTAACTACAAAATGTTGAACCATATTTTAAAGACTTCCAATGGGAACGTAGTTTTTTCACCGTATAGCATTTCATCTGCAATGGCGATGGTTCATGAAGGTTCAAAGACAAACAcaagaaaagaaattgaaacgaCTTTTGGATGGGGAGGTATTGAAGAAAATAAGTTTCATGAACTCGTACAAGAGCTTGTTGAAGGATTTGAAAGTAACAACAGCGATGTTTCATTGGCCAATAGAGTTTGgattgatcaagaaaatgacgTTATGGAAAGTTACAAAGAAAACCTAAAAGCATTTTATAAAGCAGTTCTTGGAACAgaagattttcaaaaaaattctgaaaacgcCCGCCAAAACATTAATAACTGGGTTGCACAGCAAACtgaaaataacatcaaagatttgtTTCCAGATGGTTCCATTGATTCTACAACAAAACTTGTATTAGCCaatgctattttttttaaaggaaaatggAAAATACCTTTCGAGAAGGAGCACACCCGGAAAAGTGAATTTAAACTTGAAGATGGCAAAAATATTGAAGTGGATATGATGTGGAAAAGTGATAAATTTGATTATTTAGCAGAAACAGAATTCCAAGTTGTGAAAATACCTTACGCCGGAGGGAAGTACAGTATGTTGGTAGCTATCCCACTCAAAATGACAGCGAATAAACTTGCTCAAAGTACTACTCCTGATGTTATACAAAACTGGTTAAAACGTTTAAAACCTGGGAGATATCCGGAAGATGTAGATGTCTATCTACCCACATTCAAAATACAACATGCCGTAGATCTAAAGAAGGGTTTACAACAGCTTGGAATAACTGATTTATTTACCTCTGGGAAAGCTGACTTATCTGGCATAAACGGCAAACGTGAGTTGTATTGTTCAGGCGCATATCATAAGGCTTTCATAGAAGTCGACGAAGAAGGGACTGTGGCAGGTGGTGCTACCGGTTTTGGAACAACTTTAAAGTCCATGCCACCTCAAATTCGAGCTGATCGTccttttgtattttatattgtGGATCATAATACAGACGCCATTTTGTTTGCTGGGAAAGTGGCTGATCCAACATCGTCATGA
- the LOC130647007 gene encoding pleckstrin homology domain-containing family D member 1-like, protein MNQKEKNVEVSENFKNKINQLEKQMEEMTENRKTMEQENFDRLVSSAEKEYEYSQKYKENHREYERVKNELNVAQEYLRLATDRNSELQAEHEKLRDAYEKLMGEKKNMEENFKLERKKSDEAYEKEKNQMREHAEEEKEQRAGSGNFV, encoded by the exons ATGAACCAGAAGGAGAAGAACGTGGAGGTTtcagaaaactttaaaaacaagaTTAATCAACTAGAAAAACAAATGGAAGAAATGACTGAAAATCGAAAAACGATGGAGCAAGAGAACTTCGATCGGCTCGTTTCGTCAGCTGAAAAGGAGTACgaatacagtcaaaagtataaagagAATCACCGCGAGTATGAGCGAGTGAAGAACGAGTTGAACGTGGCTCAAGAATATCTAAGATTAGCCACCGACAGAAACTCCGAGTTACAG gCGGAGCATGAGAAATTGCGAGACGCATACGAAAAACTTATGGGTGAAAAGAAGAACATGGAAGAGAATTTCAAACTTGAGAGAAAGAAATCAGACGAAGCCTATGAGAAGGAGAAAAACCAAATGCGCGAGCACGCTGAAGAAGAGAAAGAACAAAGAGCAGGGTCAGGGAATTTTGTTTAG
- the LOC130647943 gene encoding protein ABHD13-like isoform X3, producing MDELISNRNFASDKKTGFKSIEKIGKIVLFVLIRFWKACSIALLFLFLLYWLYGGIVTLLLLICAFVGAFYHYQDALSYFPDQPENSRIFVQSPRFLGLPYENLHITTKDGVVLNAIFLKQAGARLGIAPTIIMFHGNAGNIGHRLINAHVLYSYTGSNIFMLDYRGYGKSDGSPSEKGFELDAVASIEYLLSRSDIDHEKIILHGRSLGGAVAFSLSSMEQYADILFAVVVENTFTSIPDMSKHLFKYLKQLPSWCYKNKYPSIDRVKSITTPTLFLSGLADQLVPPKHMSKLYNLSGAYVKRIETFETGTHNETWQCHGYTDVINRFLNEVYEARKQGLIPKRRYRKSHGINESPDAVIDI from the exons ATGGATGAATTAATCTCAAATAGAAATTTTGCATCAGACAAAAAGACTGGCTTTAAATCAATAGAAAAGATTGGCAAAATTGTGCTATTTGTTTTAATAAGATTTTGGAAAGCCTGCAGTATTgcgttattgtttctttttttgctgtatTGGTTATATGGTGGTATAGtgacattgttgttgttaatttgTGCATTTGTTGGTGCATTTTACCATTACCAAGATGCACTTTCATATTTTCCTGATCAACCAGAGAATTCTCGGATTTTTGTTCAGTCACCAAGGTTTTTAGGCCTACCATACGAAAACTTGCACATCACTACAAAGGATGGTGTAGTTTTAAATGCAATATTCTTAAAGCAAGCTGGGGCACGATTAGGTATTGCACCCACCATTATAATGTTTCATGGTAATGCAGGGAATATTGGACATCGTTTAATAAATGCACATGTGTTGTATTCTTACACGGGTagtaatatttttatgttggatTATCGAGGCTATGGAAAAAGTGATGGCTCACCAAGCGAAAAAG GTTTTGAACTAGATGCCGTGGCTTCAATTGAATATCTTTTAAGTCGTTCAGACATTGAtcatgagaaaataattttgcatgGGCGTTCACTTGGAGGAGCTGTAGCGTTTTCACTGTCTTCTATGGAGCAATACGCAGATATTTTATTTGCTGTTGTTGTGGAAAATACATTTACAAGTATTCCAGATATGTCGAAACATCTcttcaaatatttaaaacagTTGCCAAGTTGGTGTTACAAAAATAAA taTCCATCAATCGATCGTGTAAAATCAATCACCACTCCGACTCTGTTTTTGTCTGGACTTGCTGATCAACTAGTGCCTCCCAAGCACATGTCAAAATTGTATAAT CTATCAGGTGCTTATGTTAAACGCATCGAAACATTTGAGACAGGCACTCATAATGAAACGTGGCAGTGTCATGGGTACACTGACGTCATCAACAGATTTCTAAACGAG GTGTACGAAGCAAGAAAACAAGGTCTTATTCCCAAACGACGGTATCGAAAATCACACGGTATAAATGAAAGTCCCGATGCTGTGATTGATATTTGA
- the LOC130647185 gene encoding protein FAM241B-like, producing MVKIIGGEVVQDDDPRAIEWERRQNRTAQGGLGRPTDTVHNFAQGVRQDPNQPPLVAINNRLRGFGIPDFNVGGHVIEPLFSVAGVLALVFWGLPGLLIVAVVWYVMTRQQ from the coding sequence ATGGTTAAAATAATAGGTGGCGAAGTGGTTCAAGACGATGACCCTCGTGCGATCGAATGGGAAAGAAGACAGAACAGAACTGCGCAAGGTGGGCTTGGTAGACCTACAGATACGGTGCACAACTTTGCTCAAGGTGTGAGACAAGATCCCAACCAACCGCCTTTAGTGGCTATCAACAACAGACTGCGTGGGTTTGGAATTCCCGATTTTAATGTAGGTGGACATGTTATCGAACCGCTTTTTTCGGTTGCCGGTGTGTTAGCGTTGGTATTTTGGGGTCTGCCCGGTTTGCTTATCGTGGCTGTGGTGTGGTACGTTATGACGAGACAGCAGTAA
- the LOC130647943 gene encoding protein ABHD13-like isoform X4: MDELISNRNFASDKKTGFKSIEKIGKIVLFVLIRFWKACSIALLFLFLLYWLYGGIVTLLLLICAFVGAFYHYQDALSYFPDQPENSRIFVQSPRFLGLPYENLHITTKDGVVLNAIFLKQAGARLGIAPTIIMFHGNAGNIGHRLINAHVLYSYTGSNIFMLDYRGYGKSDGSPSEKGFELDAVASIEYLLSRSDIDHEKIILHGRSLGGAVAFSLSSMEQYADILFAVVVENTFTSIPDMSKHLFKYLKQLPSWCYKNKYPSIDRVKSITTPTLFLSGLADQLVPPKHMSKLYNLSGAYVKRIETFETGTHNETWQCHGYTDVINRFLNEVYEARKQGLFPKRRYRKSHGINENPDAVIDI; the protein is encoded by the exons ATGGATGAATTAATCTCAAATAGAAATTTTGCATCAGACAAAAAGACTGGCTTTAAATCAATAGAAAAGATTGGCAAAATTGTGCTATTTGTTTTAATAAGATTTTGGAAAGCCTGCAGTATTgcgttattgtttctttttttgctgtatTGGTTATATGGTGGTATAGtgacattgttgttgttaatttgTGCATTTGTTGGTGCATTTTACCATTACCAAGATGCACTTTCATATTTTCCTGATCAACCAGAGAATTCTCGGATTTTTGTTCAGTCACCAAGGTTTTTAGGCCTACCATACGAAAACTTGCACATCACTACAAAGGATGGTGTAGTTTTAAATGCAATATTCTTAAAGCAAGCTGGGGCACGATTAGGTATTGCACCCACCATTATAATGTTTCATGGTAATGCAGGGAATATTGGACATCGTTTAATAAATGCACATGTGTTGTATTCTTACACGGGTagtaatatttttatgttggatTATCGAGGCTATGGAAAAAGTGATGGCTCACCAAGCGAAAAAG GTTTTGAACTAGATGCCGTGGCTTCAATTGAATATCTTTTAAGTCGTTCAGACATTGAtcatgagaaaataattttgcatgGGCGTTCACTTGGAGGAGCTGTAGCGTTTTCACTGTCTTCTATGGAGCAATACGCAGATATTTTATTTGCTGTTGTTGTGGAAAATACATTTACAAGTATTCCAGATATGTCGAAACATCTcttcaaatatttaaaacagTTGCCAAGTTGGTGTTACAAAAATAAA taTCCATCAATCGATCGTGTAAAATCAATCACCACTCCGACTCTGTTTTTGTCTGGACTTGCTGATCAACTAGTGCCTCCCAAGCACATGTCAAAATTGTATAAT CTATCAGGTGCTTATGTTAAACGCATCGAAACATTTGAGACAGGCACTCATAATGAAACGTGGCAGTGTCATGGGTACACTGACGTCATCAACAGATTTCTAAACGAG GTGTACGAAGCAAGAAAACAAGGTCTTTTTCCCAAACGACGGTATCGAAAATCACACGGTATAAATGAAAATCCCGATGCTGTGATTGATATTTGA
- the LOC130647943 gene encoding protein ABHD13-like isoform X2, which translates to MDELISNRNFASDKKTGFKSIEKIGKIVLFVLIRFWKACSIALLFLFLLYWLYGGIVTLLLLICAFVGAFYHYQDALSYFPDQPENSRIFVQSPRFLGLPYENLHITTKDGVVLNAIFLKQAGARLGIAPTIIMFHGNAGNIGHRLINAHVLYSYTGSNIFMLDYRGYGKSDGSPSEKGFELDAVASIEYLLSRSDIDHEKIILHGRSLGGAVAFSLSSMEQYADILFAVVVENTFTSIPDMSKHLFKYLKQLPSWCYKNKYPSIDRVKSITTPTLFLSGLADQLVPPKHMSKLYNLSGAYVKRIETFETGTHNETWQCHGYTDVINRFLNEVYEARKQGLIPVTSRNLVLPTPRLFTITQHHEKCETNFVLYLNKRGAALIKIIKVKDHSSIS; encoded by the exons ATGGATGAATTAATCTCAAATAGAAATTTTGCATCAGACAAAAAGACTGGCTTTAAATCAATAGAAAAGATTGGCAAAATTGTGCTATTTGTTTTAATAAGATTTTGGAAAGCCTGCAGTATTgcgttattgtttctttttttgctgtatTGGTTATATGGTGGTATAGtgacattgttgttgttaatttgTGCATTTGTTGGTGCATTTTACCATTACCAAGATGCACTTTCATATTTTCCTGATCAACCAGAGAATTCTCGGATTTTTGTTCAGTCACCAAGGTTTTTAGGCCTACCATACGAAAACTTGCACATCACTACAAAGGATGGTGTAGTTTTAAATGCAATATTCTTAAAGCAAGCTGGGGCACGATTAGGTATTGCACCCACCATTATAATGTTTCATGGTAATGCAGGGAATATTGGACATCGTTTAATAAATGCACATGTGTTGTATTCTTACACGGGTagtaatatttttatgttggatTATCGAGGCTATGGAAAAAGTGATGGCTCACCAAGCGAAAAAG GTTTTGAACTAGATGCCGTGGCTTCAATTGAATATCTTTTAAGTCGTTCAGACATTGAtcatgagaaaataattttgcatgGGCGTTCACTTGGAGGAGCTGTAGCGTTTTCACTGTCTTCTATGGAGCAATACGCAGATATTTTATTTGCTGTTGTTGTGGAAAATACATTTACAAGTATTCCAGATATGTCGAAACATCTcttcaaatatttaaaacagTTGCCAAGTTGGTGTTACAAAAATAAA taTCCATCAATCGATCGTGTAAAATCAATCACCACTCCGACTCTGTTTTTGTCTGGACTTGCTGATCAACTAGTGCCTCCCAAGCACATGTCAAAATTGTATAAT CTATCAGGTGCTTATGTTAAACGCATCGAAACATTTGAGACAGGCACTCATAATGAAACGTGGCAGTGTCATGGGTACACTGACGTCATCAACAGATTTCTAAACGAG GTGTACGAAGCAAGAAAACAAGGTCTTATTCCCGTCACGTCACGAAATCTAGTACTACCCACCCCCCGTTTATTTACCATCACGCAGCATCACGAAAAATGTGAAACGAACTtcgttttatatttaaataaaaggGGGGCGGctctaataaaaattattaaagtaaAAGATCATAGTTCGATTTcgtaa
- the LOC130647943 gene encoding serine protease inhibitor-like isoform X1 → MENLIILFVFFLSSVFVVDADYKRNFRQQKVVHFLKKLDRMAQARKLVNDFNYKMFNHILNTSNGNVVFSPYSISSAMAMVHEGSKTNTRKEIETTFGWGGIDENKFHELVQELVEEFESNNSDVSLANRVWIDQENDVMESYKENLKTFYKAVLGTEDFQKNSENARRNINNWVAQQTENNIKDLFPDGSIDSTTKLVLANAIFFKGKWKIPFEKEHTRKSEFKLEDGKNIEVDMMWKSDKFDYLAETEFQVVKIPYAGEKYSMFVAIPLKMTANKLAQSTTPDVIQNWLKRLKPGRYPEDVDVYLPTFKIQHAVDLKKGLQQLGITDLFTSGKADLSGINGKRELYCSGAYHKAFIEVDEEGTVAGGATGFGTTLKFMPPQIRADRPFVFYIVDHNTDAILFAGKVADPTSS, encoded by the coding sequence ATGGAAAATTTGATTATTCTCTTCGTGTTTTTTCTAAGCAGCGTGTTTGTAGTGGACGCTGACTACAAACGGAACTTTCGACAACAAAAAGTTGTTCATTTCTTAAAAAAGCTAGACAGAATGGCGCAGGCGAGAAAGCTTGTAAACGACTTTAACTACAAAATGTTCAATCATATTTTAAATACTTCCAATGGGAACGTAGTTTTTTCACCGTATAGCATTTCATCTGCAATGGCGATGGTTCATGAAGGTTCAAAGACAAACAcaagaaaagaaattgaaacgaCTTTTGGATGGGGAGGTATTGACGAAAATAAGTTTCATGAACTCGTACAAGAGCTTGTCGAAGAATTTGAAAGTAACAACAGCGATGTTTCATTGGCCAATAGAGTTTGgattgatcaagaaaatgacgTTATGGAAAGTTACAAAGAAAacctaaaaacattttataaagcaGTTCTTGGAACAgaagattttcaaaaaaattctgaaaacgcCCGCCGAAACATTAATAACTGGGTTGCACAGCAAACtgaaaataacatcaaagatttgtTTCCAGATGGTTCCATTGATTCTACAACAAAACTTGTATTAGCCaatgctattttttttaaaggaaaatggAAAATACCTTTCGAGAAGGAGCACACCCGGAAAAGTGAATTTAAACTTGAAGATGGCAAAAATATTGAAGTGGATATGATGTGGAAAAGTGATAAATTTGATTATTTAGCAGAAACAGAATTCCAAGTTGTGAAAATACCTTACGCCGGAGAGAAGTACAGTATGTTTGTAGCTATCCCACTCAAAATGACAGCGAATAAACTTGCTCAAAGTACCACTCCTGATGTTATACAAAACTGGTTAAAACGTTTAAAACCTGGGAGATATCCGGAAGATGTAGATGTCTATCTACCCACATTCAAAATACAACATGCCGTAGATCTAAAGAAGGGTTTACAACAGCTTGGAATAACTGATTTATTTACCTCTGGGAAAGCTGACTTATCTGGCATAAACGGTAAACGTGAGTTGTATTGTTCAGGCGCATATCATAAGGCTTTCATAGAAGTCGACGAAGAAGGGACTGTGGCAGGTGGTGCTACCGGTTTTGGAACAACTTTAAAGTTCATGCCACCTCAAATTCGAGCTGATCGTccttttgtattttatattgtGGATCATAATACAGACGCCATTTTGTTTGCTGGGAAAGTGGCTGATCCAACATCGTCATGA